One window of Saprospiraceae bacterium genomic DNA carries:
- a CDS encoding energy transducer TonB, which produces MTPEKTPIQQSVFENRNTKYGAYQLRRQYNHNMTLGMLISVSVFLTGVLLYNINWSDTDEYQMMREVQLEPIPELELPKFSIKQTAPTHAEKKSSPKENEQKKVVKEEPKQKPQTQKQEALDTIVTKTLDEMQSKSSETEGEQAFDFVDVMPQYPGGSSTLSRFISSKLVYPNTALRNKIEGVVIVGFVVDKEGKVRNPRIIKSLYPACDEEALRVLRLIDQWIPAKNANRNVSFNFKMPIEFKLNR; this is translated from the coding sequence ATGACACCAGAAAAGACACCGATTCAACAAAGCGTTTTCGAAAACAGAAATACGAAGTACGGTGCTTACCAGTTAAGAAGACAATACAATCACAATATGACTTTGGGCATGTTGATTTCAGTAAGTGTTTTTTTAACAGGGGTCCTTCTGTATAATATCAATTGGAGTGATACAGATGAGTACCAAATGATGCGGGAAGTCCAACTCGAACCAATTCCTGAATTGGAATTGCCTAAATTTAGTATTAAACAAACAGCCCCTACTCATGCTGAAAAAAAATCAAGTCCAAAAGAAAATGAACAGAAAAAAGTAGTAAAGGAAGAACCAAAACAAAAACCGCAAACACAAAAACAAGAAGCATTGGATACCATTGTAACCAAAACACTTGACGAGATGCAATCAAAATCTTCTGAAACAGAAGGCGAGCAAGCCTTTGATTTTGTTGATGTCATGCCGCAATACCCAGGTGGCAGTTCCACTTTGTCGCGTTTTATTTCATCCAAATTGGTTTATCCAAATACAGCACTTCGCAATAAAATTGAAGGGGTCGTGATCGTTGGATTTGTAGTTGACAAAGAAGGAAAAGTACGCAATCCCCGAATAATTAAATCCTTATATCCTGCATGTGATGAAGAGGCATTGCGCGTTCTTCGATTGATTGATCAATGGATTCCAGCAAAGAATGCAAATAGGAATGTCAGTTTTAATTTTAAGATGCCAATTGAGTTTAAGTTAAACCGTTGA
- a CDS encoding TIGR00730 family Rossman fold protein, which translates to MSTNNKLNNIQYLNGPMSRFAELRFAFDVFWDLFTGIRKLYFTGPCVTIFGSARFKEDNPYYKMAEHLGAEIANLGFTIMTGGGPGIMEAANKGAQSVGGKSVGCNIELPHEQIPNPYLDTWVSMKYFFTRKTMLIKYSYAFIVLPGGFGTMDEFFESMTLIQTGKLIHFPVIIYGKEYHKELCDFLDKMEQEKTISPIDRDLFLVSDSPEEIIQHIKSNFNIKKVLQPFNISQPIKWLFEKN; encoded by the coding sequence ATGAGCACAAATAACAAATTAAATAATATTCAATACCTGAATGGTCCTATGAGCAGGTTTGCCGAGTTGCGATTTGCTTTTGATGTCTTTTGGGATCTGTTTACGGGAATCCGAAAACTCTATTTTACAGGCCCTTGTGTTACAATTTTTGGATCTGCCCGATTTAAAGAGGATAACCCGTATTATAAGATGGCCGAGCATTTAGGTGCCGAAATCGCTAATTTGGGATTCACCATCATGACGGGTGGAGGTCCAGGTATCATGGAAGCTGCTAACAAGGGCGCTCAATCAGTCGGTGGCAAATCTGTTGGGTGTAACATCGAATTACCTCATGAGCAAATTCCAAATCCCTATTTGGATACCTGGGTGAGCATGAAATATTTTTTTACGCGCAAAACTATGCTGATTAAATATTCCTACGCGTTTATTGTATTACCCGGTGGTTTTGGTACCATGGATGAATTTTTTGAATCCATGACCCTCATTCAAACGGGTAAACTCATCCATTTTCCAGTAATCATTTATGGAAAAGAATACCATAAAGAACTTTGTGATTTTCTGGATAAAATGGAACAGGAAAAAACAATTTCTCCCATAGACAGAGATCTTTTTTTGGTATCAGACAGCCCAGAAGAAATTATTCAACACATTAAATCAAATTTCAATATTAAAAAGGTCTTACAACCGTTTAATATTAGTCAGCCGATAAAATGGTTGTTTGAGAAGAATTAG
- a CDS encoding pyridoxal phosphate-dependent aminotransferase, with protein sequence MQATTGNLALLRNSSHMAETLIPSEIIKLASEVNHKIQQGEEIFNLTIGDFNPAIFPIPKELEEAIIKAYQCGHTNYPAANGMAELRKILSTVIHKKLGLDYSSDEILVSGGARPLIYAIYKTLLDKGDLVLFPVPSWNNNHYCHLSEAYGQALEVSAAQNFMPTAADIKPFIEKATLIALCSPQNPTGTVFARETLLEICQMVKKENERRAGNQKPLYIMYDQIYWELTFGETKHYDPVSLEPALRNYVIYVDGLSKVFAATGVRVGWSFGPKKLIDQMRAILSHIGAWAPKAEQMATAWFLQNTEAVQAYLDWFKPEIHHRLTALYDGILKLKNMGFPIDIINPQAAIYLTVQCPWKGKSVNGSNVLETQQMVTAFLLDTCKIAIVPFKAFGSSDDSDWYRISVGTLEKDHVDAIVSGFQKGMEQLEAS encoded by the coding sequence ATGCAAGCGACTACTGGCAATCTTGCCCTCTTAAGGAATTCTTCCCATATGGCCGAAACCTTAATCCCTTCTGAAATCATTAAATTAGCTTCAGAAGTAAACCACAAAATTCAGCAAGGCGAAGAAATATTTAACTTAACGATCGGAGATTTTAATCCAGCCATTTTTCCAATACCCAAAGAACTTGAAGAGGCAATAATAAAGGCTTACCAATGCGGACATACCAATTATCCGGCGGCAAATGGGATGGCTGAATTGCGAAAAATTTTATCCACCGTAATCCATAAGAAATTGGGATTAGACTACAGTTCGGATGAAATATTGGTTTCCGGAGGCGCACGACCCTTAATTTATGCTATTTACAAAACCTTACTGGATAAAGGGGATTTGGTATTGTTTCCGGTCCCTTCCTGGAATAATAACCACTATTGTCATTTAAGCGAAGCTTACGGACAAGCCCTCGAAGTGAGTGCGGCTCAAAATTTTATGCCCACGGCTGCTGATATCAAACCATTCATTGAAAAGGCTACCCTGATTGCATTGTGTTCACCTCAAAATCCTACTGGAACTGTATTTGCAAGAGAGACGCTCTTAGAAATTTGTCAGATGGTTAAAAAAGAAAATGAACGCAGAGCCGGTAATCAAAAGCCTTTGTATATCATGTACGACCAAATTTATTGGGAATTAACTTTTGGTGAAACCAAACATTACGATCCCGTCAGTTTGGAACCGGCGTTGAGAAACTATGTAATCTATGTGGATGGGCTCTCTAAAGTATTTGCAGCTACCGGTGTGCGGGTGGGTTGGTCTTTTGGTCCAAAGAAATTGATTGACCAGATGCGAGCCATATTATCTCACATAGGCGCATGGGCACCCAAAGCAGAACAAATGGCAACAGCCTGGTTTTTACAAAATACAGAAGCCGTGCAAGCCTACCTCGATTGGTTTAAACCAGAGATCCATCATCGGTTAACCGCACTCTATGATGGGATTCTTAAATTAAAAAACATGGGTTTTCCAATAGATATAATAAATCCACAAGCTGCTATTTATTTAACCGTACAGTGTCCCTGGAAAGGCAAATCGGTTAACGGCTCAAACGTGCTGGAAACCCAACAAATGGTAACCGCATTTTTATTGGATACCTGTAAAATTGCCATTGTTCCATTTAAGGCATTTGGTTCATCAGATGATTCCGATTGGTACCGTATTTCTGTAGGTACACTTGAAAAAGATCATGTCGATGCCATCGTTTCCGGCTTTCAAAAAGGAATGGAGCAATTGGAAGCTAGTTGA
- a CDS encoding mannose-1-phosphate guanylyltransferase, with protein MAGGIGSRFWPLSRNQKPKQFLDILDSGRSFIQMTYDRLCKIVPPSNIWVVSHVDYENLVYQQLPEINPKQVLLEPSRKNTAPCILYAAKTIAAIDPDAQMFIAPSDHLILNESQFIEDIQHGFEFINKHPNYLMTFGIHAFRPDTGYGYINFDKERGLDQTIYPVNRFVEKPDLKTAESYLESGDYVWNSGMFLWNVQTILNEFKQYAPTLFNLFKDFNQDSDITLLYDQCPSDSIDYAVMEKSPNVQVKTVDFGWTDLGTWGSLYEILEKDEHHNAALAPDYLLNKSSSNLIKDAEGKLIVVHGLDNLLVINTNDVLLICHRKEEQTIKQIVALVETQFGKTKT; from the coding sequence ATGGCAGGTGGCATTGGAAGTCGTTTTTGGCCATTAAGCCGGAATCAAAAACCAAAACAATTTTTAGATATCCTGGATAGTGGACGAAGCTTTATCCAAATGACCTATGATCGTTTATGTAAGATAGTACCACCTTCCAATATTTGGGTAGTGAGTCATGTAGATTATGAAAATCTGGTATATCAACAATTGCCTGAAATAAATCCAAAACAGGTTTTACTGGAACCCAGTCGAAAAAATACAGCACCCTGCATTTTATATGCTGCTAAAACAATCGCAGCGATTGATCCGGATGCACAAATGTTTATTGCTCCATCCGATCATCTTATTTTAAATGAATCTCAATTTATTGAAGACATTCAACATGGATTTGAATTTATTAATAAACACCCTAATTACTTAATGACTTTTGGCATCCACGCCTTCAGACCTGATACTGGATACGGTTATATTAATTTTGATAAAGAACGGGGATTGGATCAAACGATCTATCCGGTGAATCGCTTTGTGGAAAAGCCCGATTTAAAAACAGCCGAATCCTATCTTGAAAGTGGAGACTATGTTTGGAATTCAGGAATGTTTTTGTGGAATGTTCAAACAATATTAAACGAGTTTAAACAATACGCACCTACCCTATTCAATTTATTTAAAGACTTTAATCAAGACTCAGATATTACCTTACTGTATGATCAATGTCCATCAGATTCAATTGATTATGCGGTGATGGAAAAATCTCCAAACGTCCAAGTTAAAACGGTTGATTTTGGTTGGACCGATCTGGGTACCTGGGGCTCTTTATACGAAATACTTGAAAAAGATGAACATCACAATGCAGCCCTTGCGCCTGACTATTTATTAAACAAAAGCAGTTCTAATTTAATCAAGGATGCAGAAGGAAAATTAATTGTTGTACATGGATTGGATAATTTGTTGGTAATTAATACAAACGATGTTTTACTGATTTGTCACAGAAAGGAAGAACAAACCATTAAACAAATTGTAGCACTGGTAGAGACACAATTTGGAAAAACTAAAACCTAG
- a CDS encoding PKD domain-containing protein, with protein MHNYKDGRYEVMYIVTNGCGSDTARTVVTIGAKPIAGFQVADPKGCLPFTVQFQNTSTISATDYKWYFPGGNPSTSTQKNPLVTYNSVGKYNVSLVASNFQYSDSVGYADFIEVKTVPTVDFTNSIIGFKSAFTSQATGANSYFWQFGDTKTSTEANPVHDYGVEGEFDVRLIVSNDCGQDTFDKHIAVYLVPKVDFTADTIRGCVPFTVNFKDKSSIDVNEWNWEFENGNPATSTQKNPVVTYTKKGKFAVKLTVKNTNGNNGRTKLQYIVVVSSVLCPEKPKKDRNLVDSKIIEFPFDLGFESRSRINEMSEEVPFVYPNPAKDYLTVVTEASSSNPVQLELYNLSGNRMAKYKTNETVYKIQTESLRSGTYYIRIQDGTSAVIRKFVISE; from the coding sequence GTGCATAATTACAAAGACGGACGGTATGAAGTAATGTATATCGTGACCAATGGATGTGGAAGTGATACAGCCAGGACAGTGGTTACAATAGGAGCAAAACCAATAGCCGGATTTCAAGTAGCCGATCCGAAAGGATGTTTACCATTTACCGTACAGTTTCAAAATACATCGACAATATCAGCAACGGATTATAAGTGGTATTTCCCAGGAGGGAATCCATCAACCAGTACGCAGAAAAATCCATTGGTTACCTACAACAGTGTAGGTAAATACAATGTAAGTTTAGTAGCCTCCAATTTTCAATATTCGGATTCAGTAGGTTATGCTGATTTTATTGAAGTTAAAACAGTTCCTACAGTAGACTTTACCAATTCAATCATAGGATTTAAATCCGCATTTACCAGTCAGGCGACTGGAGCCAATTCCTATTTTTGGCAATTTGGCGATACAAAAACCAGTACAGAAGCAAACCCGGTACATGATTATGGAGTGGAAGGAGAATTTGATGTACGGTTGATTGTATCCAATGATTGCGGTCAGGATACATTTGACAAACACATCGCGGTGTATCTGGTACCAAAAGTAGATTTCACTGCAGATACAATCAGAGGATGTGTACCCTTCACAGTAAATTTCAAAGACAAATCCTCGATAGATGTCAATGAATGGAACTGGGAATTTGAAAATGGAAATCCAGCAACTTCAACGCAAAAGAATCCAGTAGTAACTTATACGAAGAAAGGAAAATTCGCAGTAAAACTGACCGTAAAGAATACAAATGGAAATAATGGTCGGACCAAACTGCAATACATAGTAGTGGTATCCTCGGTGTTGTGTCCAGAAAAACCAAAGAAAGACCGGAATTTAGTGGATAGTAAAATTATAGAGTTTCCATTCGATTTAGGATTTGAATCAAGATCCCGAATCAATGAGATGAGTGAAGAAGTACCGTTTGTATATCCAAATCCTGCCAAGGATTACCTAACGGTTGTAACAGAGGCAAGCAGCAGCAATCCGGTACAACTGGAATTGTACAATTTATCTGGAAACCGGATGGCAAAGTACAAAACCAATGAAACGGTATACAAAATACAAACAGAAAGCTTGCGGAGTGGAACGTACTATATACGAATCCAGGACGGCACAAGTGCAGTCATACGCAAATTTGTGATATCAGAATAA
- a CDS encoding PKD domain-containing protein, with product MKHILPLILMFIYCQMANSQTVVMKPFDAPAAHSKVSYLKEYSLLQTSVKDIQKVLNTTPGNIYKLILRTPEHAFQLELFEYALSAPDRIRTTGGIDDIKRLPARTDLRTFKGTVNGINNSLVSMTIADGFLHLMIDDRSERYFIDKMEDPDKQFISEEDVQQFVLYKASDVLPVPGVSCGATALNKGLEDAKHQVRIHSDSRNRACLTTFIALAADFTMFLKHGGPNGVDNFMMSNLADVQTVFDDEFYYEIEYVQTATWIADMPNTDPFNGINDIFAELDKFRQIGDILFAGAGYVVATCWTSKFTSGAIGVAYLPGVCYADKYNICSSFIPGSGPQVLYLTLQAHELGHNWNCQHDQLSAGTIMQATINPSTIWSFMSKDAVKNYIEFQGLAGGCLPFCPGSGVPMPDFTSDKVYGCQPMTVKFKDLSTNTTDWKWSFPGGTPGTSTEQNPTVVYRVAGFYEVSLEASNPRCKMSITKLNYIEVNDAPIANFSFGVNGKEVFFIDLSQRAKEYLWNFGDGETSEDPNPQHTYDRDTSYDVTLTVINDCGTHTIKKRVNVVSLPIADFEADTTGGCAPKNIKFIDKSTNNVKKWEWLFTGGNPSVSFAQNPIVRYDNPGTYDGKLTVYSSSSNNKLPKKLYITIDSLPDAEISNSLNGSIATFTGISRYAKTHFGILETIQQVQRSIRCIITKTDGMK from the coding sequence ATGAAACACATTTTACCCCTGATTTTAATGTTTATCTACTGTCAAATGGCCAATTCACAGACGGTTGTGATGAAACCATTTGATGCACCCGCAGCACATAGTAAGGTATCTTATTTAAAAGAATACAGTTTATTGCAGACCAGTGTAAAGGATATTCAAAAAGTCTTAAACACGACACCCGGTAATATTTACAAGCTCATATTGAGAACTCCAGAGCATGCATTTCAATTAGAGCTTTTTGAATATGCTCTGAGTGCTCCAGACCGGATCCGGACCACGGGAGGCATCGATGATATCAAAAGGCTTCCTGCAAGGACAGACTTACGCACATTCAAGGGAACTGTAAATGGTATCAATAATTCATTGGTGTCTATGACCATTGCAGATGGATTTTTGCACCTGATGATTGACGACCGGAGCGAGCGTTATTTTATAGATAAAATGGAAGATCCTGATAAACAATTTATCAGTGAAGAAGATGTCCAGCAATTTGTTTTGTATAAAGCCAGTGACGTATTGCCTGTTCCAGGAGTAAGTTGCGGTGCAACGGCTTTGAACAAAGGTCTTGAAGATGCAAAGCACCAAGTTCGTATTCATTCAGATTCAAGAAACAGAGCATGCTTAACTACTTTTATTGCATTGGCAGCTGATTTTACAATGTTTCTAAAACATGGTGGTCCAAATGGTGTGGATAATTTTATGATGTCCAACCTGGCGGATGTTCAAACTGTATTTGATGATGAGTTTTATTATGAAATTGAATACGTTCAAACAGCTACCTGGATCGCTGATATGCCAAATACGGATCCATTTAATGGGATCAATGATATTTTTGCTGAGTTAGATAAATTCAGACAAATAGGAGATATTTTATTTGCTGGTGCCGGTTATGTAGTTGCAACTTGTTGGACTTCAAAATTTACATCAGGTGCCATTGGAGTTGCTTATTTACCCGGTGTCTGTTATGCAGACAAATACAATATTTGCAGTTCGTTTATTCCAGGCAGCGGCCCACAAGTGCTCTATCTGACATTACAGGCACATGAATTAGGACATAACTGGAATTGTCAGCATGACCAACTCAGTGCAGGTACCATTATGCAGGCTACGATTAATCCCAGTACCATCTGGAGTTTCATGTCCAAGGATGCTGTTAAAAATTATATTGAATTCCAAGGTTTAGCAGGTGGATGTTTGCCATTTTGTCCAGGTTCTGGCGTTCCAATGCCCGACTTTACTTCTGATAAAGTGTATGGTTGCCAGCCAATGACTGTAAAATTTAAAGATTTGTCTACCAATACAACGGATTGGAAATGGTCATTCCCCGGTGGAACACCAGGAACTTCTACAGAGCAAAATCCAACGGTTGTGTATCGGGTTGCTGGATTCTATGAAGTCAGTCTGGAAGCAAGCAATCCACGTTGTAAAATGTCCATCACCAAATTGAATTATATTGAAGTGAATGATGCACCCATTGCTAATTTTAGTTTTGGAGTCAATGGAAAGGAGGTGTTTTTTATTGACCTTTCTCAAAGGGCAAAAGAGTATTTATGGAATTTTGGAGATGGTGAAACTAGTGAAGATCCTAATCCTCAGCATACCTACGATCGCGATACCAGTTATGATGTGACGCTTACAGTTATTAATGACTGCGGTACTCATACAATTAAAAAACGGGTAAATGTGGTGAGTCTTCCTATTGCAGATTTTGAAGCAGACACCACCGGTGGCTGTGCACCAAAGAATATCAAATTCATAGACAAATCCACGAACAATGTAAAGAAATGGGAATGGTTGTTTACAGGAGGAAATCCATCAGTTTCCTTTGCACAAAATCCAATTGTCCGCTACGACAATCCAGGTACCTATGATGGCAAGTTAACAGTTTACAGTTCATCATCTAATAACAAACTACCTAAAAAATTATACATCACCATAGATAGTTTACCGGATGCAGAAATATCAAATTCGCTCAATGGTAGTATTGCAACATTTACAGGAATATCAAGATATGCAAAAACACATTTTGGGATTTTGGAGACAATACAACAAGTACAGAGATCAATCCGGTGCATAATTACAAAGACGGACGGTATGAAGTAA
- a CDS encoding PKD domain-containing protein — protein sequence MKYKLLLVLTLFISGLAVSQSVIFKPFEYPLSHQKFSYLSDYSLLQTQVSDIQKILNNTQGNIFKLILRTPEQAFQLELTEYNLNSTDRMRTTGGLDAIKQLPKRTDLRTFKGTVNGLNNSLVSMTIADGYLHLMIDDRINRYFLDKIEDVDHVFSGEENGQRFVLYKTSDVLPVPGVSCGSTELTKNLHQVQQQVKVTGVFRNRPCLTLFIGLAADFSMILKQGGPANVDNFMSATLADVQTVFDDEFVYEIELVQSATYIADMMATDPFNGITNINTQLTRFGQIANIIFSGQNHVVGTCWSAKYQLPGTVGVADQPGVCFATKYNVCSCFAPGQGTQALYLTLQAHNLGHNFNCIHDRPGGGTIMDGASLANTSVIWSFLSKDAVKDFIEMQGLAGACMPFCPGSGIPMPDFSSDIVYGCQPMTVKFKDLSSNATDFKWTFPGGIPATSTDKNPVVVYLVAGKYEVSLEASNPRCKMSITKLNYIEVNDKPAANFNYGINGKEVFFTDYSARGVEYFWDFGDGETSEEQNPIHVFERDTCYNVKLTVVNDCGSNTITKRVCVVSLPVADFDADTTAGCAPKIIKFIDKSTNNVKKWEWLFTGGNPSVSFAQNPIVRYDNPGTYDVKLTVYSSSSNNKLTKKLYITIDSLPDAEISNSLNGSIATFTGISRYAKTHFWNFGDNTTSTEINPVHNYNDGRYEVMYIVTNGCGSDTARTVVTIGAKPIAGFQVADPKGCLPFTVQFQNTSTIAATDYRWYFPGGNPSTSTQKNPVVTYNSVGKYNVSLVASNFQYSDSVGYADFIEVKTVPTVDFTNSIIGFKSAFTSQATGANSYFWQFGDTKTSTEANPVHDYGVEGEFDVRLIVSNDCGQDTFDKHIAVYLVPKVDFTADTIRGCVPFTVNFKDKSSIDVNEWNWEFENGNPATSTQKNPVVTYTKKGKFAVKLTVKNTNGNNGRTKLQYIVVVSSVLCPEKPKKDRNLVDSKIIEFPFDLGFESRSRINEMSEEVPFVYPNPAKDYLTVVTEASSSNPVQLELYNLSGNRMAKYKTNDTVYKIQTESLRSGTYYLRIQDGTSAVIRKFVISE from the coding sequence ATGAAATACAAATTACTTCTGGTTTTAACTCTTTTTATTTCTGGGTTGGCAGTTTCTCAATCTGTCATTTTTAAACCCTTTGAGTATCCCTTGTCTCATCAAAAATTTTCTTATTTAAGTGATTACAGTTTATTGCAAACACAAGTTAGCGATATTCAGAAAATTTTAAACAATACTCAAGGTAATATTTTTAAACTCATTTTAAGGACTCCTGAACAGGCTTTTCAATTGGAGTTGACTGAGTATAATTTGAACAGTACAGATCGCATGCGCACTACAGGTGGATTGGATGCAATCAAACAATTGCCTAAGCGAACGGACCTTCGTACGTTTAAGGGTACTGTAAATGGATTAAACAATTCGTTGGTGTCCATGACCATTGCAGATGGATATTTACACTTAATGATTGATGATAGAATCAATCGATATTTTCTTGATAAAATTGAAGATGTTGATCATGTTTTTTCAGGTGAAGAAAATGGCCAGCGTTTTGTTTTGTATAAAACCAGTGACGTACTTCCTGTTCCAGGTGTAAGTTGCGGATCTACAGAGCTCACTAAAAATTTACATCAGGTTCAACAACAAGTAAAAGTTACAGGAGTATTCAGAAACCGTCCATGTTTAACATTGTTCATCGGACTTGCTGCCGATTTTAGTATGATTCTTAAACAAGGTGGACCTGCGAATGTAGATAATTTTATGTCAGCGACTTTAGCGGATGTTCAGACCGTTTTTGACGACGAGTTTGTATATGAAATCGAGCTAGTACAGTCAGCCACATATATTGCAGATATGATGGCAACAGACCCATTTAATGGAATTACCAATATCAATACCCAACTAACCCGTTTTGGTCAGATAGCTAATATTATTTTTTCAGGACAAAACCACGTAGTTGGAACTTGCTGGTCTGCAAAATACCAATTGCCAGGGACCGTAGGAGTTGCTGATCAACCGGGAGTTTGTTTTGCAACGAAATACAATGTTTGTAGTTGCTTTGCACCAGGTCAAGGGACCCAGGCACTCTATTTAACACTGCAAGCACATAATTTAGGACATAATTTTAACTGCATTCACGACAGACCGGGCGGTGGTACCATCATGGATGGTGCAAGTTTAGCAAATACCAGTGTGATCTGGAGTTTCTTGTCAAAAGATGCTGTTAAAGATTTTATTGAAATGCAAGGATTAGCCGGTGCATGTATGCCATTTTGTCCAGGTTCCGGCATACCAATGCCGGATTTTAGTTCAGATATTGTGTACGGTTGTCAACCTATGACGGTGAAATTTAAAGACCTTTCATCCAATGCAACTGATTTTAAATGGACCTTTCCAGGTGGAATTCCGGCAACTTCTACCGATAAAAATCCTGTTGTTGTTTATTTGGTCGCTGGAAAATACGAAGTATCTCTGGAAGCAAGTAACCCTAGGTGTAAAATGTCCATTACAAAATTAAATTATATAGAAGTAAATGATAAACCAGCTGCTAATTTCAATTATGGAATCAATGGCAAGGAAGTATTTTTTACAGATTATTCTGCAAGAGGAGTCGAGTACTTTTGGGATTTCGGAGATGGAGAAACCAGTGAAGAACAAAATCCTATCCATGTATTTGAACGCGATACCTGCTACAATGTAAAACTTACCGTGGTTAATGATTGTGGTTCAAATACCATTACCAAACGAGTTTGTGTGGTTAGTTTACCAGTTGCAGATTTTGATGCAGATACCACCGCAGGTTGTGCTCCAAAAATTATTAAGTTCATAGACAAATCAACCAACAACGTTAAGAAATGGGAGTGGTTGTTTACGGGAGGCAATCCATCCGTGTCCTTTGCACAAAATCCAATTGTCCGCTACGACAATCCAGGTACCTATGATGTCAAGTTAACAGTTTACAGTTCATCATCAAATAACAAGTTGACTAAAAAATTATACATCACCATAGATAGTTTACCGGATGCAGAAATATCAAATTCGCTCAATGGTAGTATTGCAACATTTACCGGAATTTCAAGATATGCCAAAACGCATTTTTGGAATTTTGGAGACAATACAACAAGTACAGAGATCAATCCGGTACATAATTACAATGACGGCCGGTATGAAGTAATGTATATCGTAACCAATGGTTGCGGAAGTGATACAGCAAGGACAGTGGTTACGATTGGAGCAAAACCAATAGCTGGATTTCAGGTAGCGGATCCAAAAGGATGTTTGCCATTTACGGTACAGTTTCAAAATACATCTACGATAGCAGCAACAGACTACAGATGGTATTTCCCGGGTGGAAATCCATCCACCAGTACCCAGAAAAATCCAGTGGTTACGTACAACAGTGTAGGTAAATACAATGTAAGTTTAGTAGCCTCCAATTTTCAATATTCGGATTCAGTAGGTTATGCTGATTTTATTGAAGTTAAAACAGTTCCTACAGTAGACTTTACCAATTCAATCATAGGATTTAAATCCGCATTTACCAGTCAGGCGACTGGAGCCAATTCCTATTTTTGGCAATTTGGCGATACAAAAACCAGTACAGAAGCAAACCCGGTACATGATTATGGAGTGGAAGGAGAATTTGATGTACGGTTGATTGTATCCAATGATTGCGGTCAGGATACATTTGACAAACACATCGCGGTGTATCTGGTACCAAAAGTAGATTTCACAGCAGATACAATCAGAGGATGTGTACCCTTCACAGTAAATTTCAAAGACAAATCCTCGATAGATGTCAATGAATGGAACTGGGAATTTGAAAATGGAAATCCAGCGACCTCAACGCAAAAGAATCCAGTAGTAACGTATACGAAGAAAGGAAAATTTGCAGTCAAGCTGACCGTAAAGAATACAAATGGAAATAATGGTCGGACCAAACTGCAATACATAGTAGTGGTATCTTCGGTGTTGTGTCCAGAAAAACCAAAGAAAGACCGGAATTTAGTGGATAGTAAAATTATAGAGTTTCCATTCGATTTAGGATTTGAATCAAGATCCCGAATCAATGAGATGAGTGAAGAAGTACCGTTTGTATATCCAAATCCTGCCAAGGATTACCTAACGGTTGTAACAGAGGCAAGCAGCAGCAATCCGGTACAATTGGAATTGTACAATTTATCCGGAAACCGGATGGCAAAGTACAAAACCAATGATACGGTATATAAAATACAAACAGAAAGCTTGCGAAGTGGAACGTACTATTTGCGAATCCAGGATGGCACCAGTGCAGTCATTCGCAAATTTGTGATATCAGAATAA
- a CDS encoding T9SS type A sorting domain-containing protein yields MKAILYLPLCMVLMSLNLAGQYAIDAAGSYVKNGAYSAAYSVGEVSTLTVRGVHSTYVSTSGVIQPDPLSITGTKNPGIATIRIYPNPVNDFLRLETDRTDLIQYVIYSMQGSFLAQGTVRGMSVQLDYLTPGMYLIKFSLVDFHESQSFLISKL; encoded by the coding sequence ATGAAAGCAATTTTGTATCTTCCTTTATGTATGGTTTTAATGTCCTTAAATCTGGCCGGGCAATATGCCATTGATGCAGCTGGATCTTATGTTAAAAATGGAGCTTATTCTGCAGCTTATTCGGTAGGTGAAGTATCCACTTTAACGGTAAGGGGTGTACATTCAACGTATGTTTCCACGTCGGGAGTCATACAACCAGATCCATTAAGTATTACCGGAACGAAAAATCCAGGAATTGCTACCATCCGAATATATCCAAATCCGGTAAATGATTTCCTGAGACTTGAAACGGACCGAACTGATTTAATTCAGTATGTCATTTATTCAATGCAGGGTAGCTTTTTGGCACAGGGAACTGTCAGGGGAATGTCAGTACAACTTGATTATTTGACACCGGGCATGTACCTGATCAAATTTAGTTTAGTTGATTTTCATGAAAGTCAGTCTTTCTTAATTTCCAAACTATAA